A window from Thermoplasmata archaeon encodes these proteins:
- the aspS gene encoding aspartate--tRNA(Asn) ligase: MQRKYSSELSAEMDGQEVRIAGWVEDVRKLGSIAFIVLRDREGRIQITAIKKEMGKEKFTEITGLPRESVIEVIGKIQKSAEARMGFEILPRDFTVLSRAEVPLPLGVVDKVNAELDTRLDNRFMDLRKDEVLAIFKIKSLVCAGIRNYLLANGFVEVQTPKIVFAGAEGGATLFEIEYFGKKAFLAQSPQLYKQMLMATGLDRVFEIAPAFRAEPSDTVRHLAEFISLDVELAYIDSSEDVMKVLENLVASTIEYVVQNGTKELNLLKCEVKVPKLPFRRISHRECIEILRSMGWRGGNDIDTEGEKMLGEYIMKNYNEEFLFITEFPTELKKGTFYAMRKDENPELTGYFDLDYKGQELTSGGQREHRYEKLKAQMLENNLKLEAFEPYLKAFRYGMPPHGGFGLGVDRLVQKMLNLTNIREAVLFPRDRLRVTP; the protein is encoded by the coding sequence ATGCAGCGAAAATACAGCAGTGAGTTGAGTGCGGAGATGGACGGACAAGAAGTAAGAATTGCTGGCTGGGTAGAGGATGTGCGGAAGCTGGGTAGTATTGCATTTATTGTGCTAAGAGATAGAGAGGGTAGAATCCAGATTACAGCAATAAAGAAGGAGATGGGTAAGGAGAAGTTTACAGAGATTACAGGACTCCCCAGAGAGAGCGTGATTGAAGTTATAGGTAAAATCCAGAAGAGTGCAGAGGCAAGAATGGGATTTGAGATTCTACCGAGGGACTTTACGGTACTCTCCAGGGCGGAAGTTCCCCTACCGCTGGGTGTTGTGGATAAGGTGAATGCAGAACTTGACACACGGCTTGACAATAGATTTATGGATTTGAGAAAAGATGAGGTACTGGCAATCTTTAAGATTAAGAGCTTGGTTTGTGCAGGCATAAGGAATTACCTACTTGCAAATGGGTTCGTGGAAGTGCAAACGCCAAAGATAGTGTTTGCGGGAGCTGAGGGAGGCGCCACACTATTCGAAATCGAATACTTTGGTAAAAAAGCCTTTCTGGCTCAGAGCCCCCAACTCTACAAGCAGATGCTGATGGCAACAGGGCTCGACAGGGTTTTTGAGATTGCACCGGCATTTCGTGCTGAACCCTCGGACACAGTTAGACATTTGGCAGAGTTCATCTCTCTGGATGTGGAGCTAGCCTACATAGATTCTTCAGAGGATGTAATGAAAGTGCTAGAAAATCTGGTTGCTAGCACAATTGAGTATGTGGTACAGAATGGCACGAAGGAGCTCAATCTTCTGAAATGCGAGGTAAAGGTACCGAAGCTACCGTTTAGACGAATTTCCCACAGAGAATGCATAGAGATTTTGAGATCGATGGGCTGGCGAGGAGGGAACGACATAGATACAGAGGGAGAGAAAATGCTGGGAGAATACATAATGAAAAATTACAATGAGGAATTTCTCTTCATTACCGAGTTTCCAACGGAACTAAAGAAGGGCACATTCTACGCTATGCGAAAGGATGAAAATCCCGAATTGACCGGATATTTTGATCTTGATTACAAAGGCCAGGAACTCACATCTGGAGGGCAGAGAGAGCACAGATACGAAAAACTCAAAGCGCAGATGCTTGAAAACAATTTGAAGCTTGAGGCATTTGAACCCTATTTGAAGGCCTTCAGGTACGGAATGCCACCGCATGGTGGCTTTGGTCTAGGGGTTGACCGCCTTGTCCAAAAAATGCTGAATCTTACGAACATAAGAGAAGCAGTACTTTTCCCGAGAGATAGATTAAGGGTTACCCCCTAG
- a CDS encoding gamma carbonic anhydrase family protein, with the protein MPKIHPSCYVHETAVIIGDVEIGEDSSVWPNAVIRGDLLPIKIGKCTNIQDNCVIHTSPRDKVFIGDYVTLGHGAVVHGAKLGNYIIVGMNAVVLNGAEIGDGCIVGAGAVVKEGMKIPPYSVAVGIPAKIIRENDQSLLEATKRNAEEYLELARNHKANKYEEYKK; encoded by the coding sequence ATGCCAAAAATTCATCCAAGCTGCTATGTGCATGAGACGGCTGTGATTATTGGAGATGTGGAGATTGGCGAAGATTCTTCCGTCTGGCCGAATGCAGTGATTCGTGGAGACCTTCTCCCAATAAAAATTGGAAAATGCACGAACATCCAGGATAATTGCGTAATTCACACATCTCCCAGAGACAAAGTTTTTATCGGGGACTATGTCACGCTCGGGCATGGTGCAGTGGTGCATGGTGCAAAGCTCGGTAATTACATTATTGTGGGAATGAATGCGGTGGTTCTCAACGGTGCTGAAATCGGTGATGGATGCATTGTGGGTGCTGGAGCAGTTGTGAAAGAGGGAATGAAGATTCCTCCTTACTCTGTTGCAGTTGGAATCCCAGCGAAAATAATCAGGGAGAATGACCAGAGCTTGCTCGAAGCCACGAAGAGAAATGCAGAGGAATATCTGGAACTTGCAAGAAACCATAAGGCAAACAAATACGAGGAATACAAAAAGTAA
- the tgtA gene encoding tRNA guanosine(15) transglycosylase TgtA, with protein MFELKERSGLARICVLRTRHGSVETPALMPVINPNRQLISPKEMQQIGAQIVITNAYIIKKSFGEVAKEKKLHQLIGFDGPIMTDSGTFQSHVYGDVETTNVEIVEYQREIGSDIGTILDEFVEPDDTFEVAKRKVEETVRRAKEARELAGEMLLSTPVQGGLFFELRKQCAEQLSGIGDFFPIGGIVPLMENYRFGDLVDAGMNSRMHLPPSVPVHFFGAGHPMVFGFACIMGADFFDSASYAKYAVDGRYLTQTGTLHLEELEELPCECPICSSTTGKELREMDEKERVRKLALHNLHVCFGEIRRLKRAIRSNELWEYVEERANAHPKLQDALFRLLRYRKFLEQYESLGGKSFFYKSRISFQRPAVSRFRRRVFERFFNQRKKQVLVVFPSTLPPYLERWQGVVEKIQKLTDADFVVPTPFGPLPLELSLLYPPGVAVLPEHMGREATACQNAWMLKLAHSHEYGVAVYWDGEETMNALEMLAPQTGCSENLLIRLVKCVSDFQFGVGAGEILCSGKIEIVCSKNTGRIRNILCDGKHILSMRNDGYLNLKIEGAKLLAKHFQKPRLRCIVRQESFEFNAKGKNVFAKFVLEMDPELVPGDEVIVVNEVDEIGAIGKVLLTADEAKSFKQGLAVKVRESIGGKNGESGTSSD; from the coding sequence ATGTTTGAGTTAAAGGAACGCTCCGGGCTTGCCAGAATTTGCGTGTTAAGAACAAGGCATGGAAGTGTGGAAACCCCTGCATTGATGCCTGTGATAAACCCAAATAGACAACTAATCTCGCCTAAAGAAATGCAGCAGATTGGTGCCCAGATTGTGATTACAAATGCTTACATCATTAAAAAGAGTTTTGGTGAGGTTGCAAAGGAGAAGAAATTACACCAGTTAATCGGTTTTGATGGGCCGATAATGACGGATTCAGGCACATTTCAGTCCCATGTTTATGGAGATGTGGAGACCACTAATGTTGAGATTGTAGAATACCAGCGGGAAATAGGGAGTGACATAGGCACAATCCTTGACGAATTTGTGGAGCCAGACGACACATTTGAAGTTGCGAAAAGGAAGGTGGAGGAAACAGTTAGACGGGCAAAGGAAGCAAGAGAGCTAGCAGGCGAAATGCTTCTCTCCACACCAGTTCAGGGCGGTTTGTTTTTCGAGTTGCGAAAGCAATGTGCAGAACAGCTTTCAGGAATAGGAGATTTCTTCCCGATTGGTGGAATTGTGCCGCTCATGGAAAATTACAGATTTGGAGACCTTGTCGATGCTGGCATGAACTCAAGAATGCATCTGCCGCCTTCCGTGCCAGTCCACTTCTTCGGTGCAGGGCATCCAATGGTGTTTGGATTTGCCTGCATAATGGGTGCGGACTTTTTTGATTCTGCATCGTATGCAAAGTATGCTGTGGATGGACGGTATTTAACGCAGACTGGCACCTTACATTTAGAGGAACTTGAAGAACTTCCATGTGAATGCCCAATCTGCAGTTCCACGACTGGAAAAGAGTTGCGGGAGATGGATGAAAAGGAGAGAGTGCGAAAGCTTGCCTTGCATAACCTGCATGTGTGTTTTGGAGAGATAAGAAGGTTGAAGCGGGCAATAAGAAGCAACGAACTCTGGGAGTATGTGGAGGAAAGAGCCAACGCCCATCCAAAATTGCAGGATGCCTTATTCAGATTACTCAGATACAGAAAATTTTTGGAGCAGTATGAGTCCCTGGGCGGTAAATCCTTTTTCTACAAAAGCAGGATATCTTTCCAAAGGCCTGCAGTATCTAGATTTCGAAGAAGAGTTTTTGAGCGATTTTTCAACCAGCGAAAAAAGCAAGTGCTTGTTGTATTTCCAAGCACCCTGCCCCCTTATCTGGAGAGATGGCAAGGTGTTGTTGAAAAAATTCAGAAACTCACTGATGCAGATTTTGTGGTGCCAACACCGTTTGGGCCATTACCTCTTGAACTTTCTCTCCTCTATCCCCCAGGTGTTGCTGTGCTTCCAGAACACATGGGAAGAGAGGCAACAGCCTGCCAGAATGCCTGGATGCTCAAGCTTGCCCATAGTCATGAATATGGTGTGGCTGTTTACTGGGATGGCGAGGAGACAATGAATGCATTAGAAATGTTGGCACCTCAAACTGGATGTTCAGAAAATTTGCTTATAAGGTTAGTAAAGTGTGTTTCTGATTTCCAATTTGGTGTGGGTGCTGGCGAAATTCTCTGCTCGGGCAAGATTGAAATTGTTTGTTCGAAGAATACTGGGAGGATAAGAAACATTCTGTGTGATGGTAAACACATTCTTTCAATGCGGAACGATGGTTATCTTAACCTCAAGATAGAAGGGGCTAAGTTGCTGGCGAAACATTTCCAGAAGCCAAGGCTACGATGCATTGTGAGACAGGAATCATTTGAATTTAATGCAAAAGGTAAGAATGTATTTGCAAAGTTTGTGCTAGAGATGGACCCAGAACTGGTGCCAGGAGATGAGGTGATTGTTGTTAATGAGGTGGACGAAATTGGTGCCATTGGGAAGGTTTTACTCACTGCAGATGAAGCAAAAAGTTTTAAGCAGGGGCTGGCTGTGAAGGTGCGGGAGAGCATAGGTGGAAAAAATGGAGAAAGTGGAACTAGTAGCGATTAG
- a CDS encoding DUF402 domain-containing protein, whose protein sequence is MEKVELVAIRPGKPTEIWHNEKIYEDEDVVVSLFDFSNLKKEFVVDGKVVIDRSCRAFCADFIGKPYEILVVLDKENALRGYYVNINRKIERQENKIFVHDLFLDIWVFPDMKWQVLDEEEFEAAREKGLLPEEDVELARQTLKEFLEKIDSGEFRKMIEKLPKYEIGLVIPKSLP, encoded by the coding sequence ATGGAGAAAGTGGAACTAGTAGCGATTAGACCTGGTAAACCTACAGAAATCTGGCATAATGAAAAAATTTACGAGGATGAGGATGTGGTGGTTTCACTCTTTGATTTCTCAAATTTGAAAAAGGAGTTCGTGGTAGATGGTAAGGTTGTGATAGATAGAAGCTGCAGGGCATTTTGTGCGGATTTTATCGGAAAACCCTACGAAATTCTCGTTGTGCTGGACAAGGAGAATGCTCTGAGGGGTTATTATGTAAACATCAACAGAAAAATTGAGAGGCAAGAAAACAAAATTTTTGTTCATGACCTCTTCCTGGATATCTGGGTATTTCCAGACATGAAATGGCAGGTGCTCGACGAAGAGGAATTTGAGGCTGCAAGAGAGAAAGGATTGCTTCCAGAAGAAGATGTTGAGCTAGCAAGGCAAACACTCAAGGAGTTTTTGGAGAAGATAGATAGCGGAGAATTCAGGAAAATGATAGAGAAGTTACCAAAATATGAAATTGGGTTGGTGATACCAAAGTCCTTGCCTTAA
- a CDS encoding HAD-IB family phosphatase produces the protein MMYKLVAFDLDGTLVDVDSSWSWVHRHYSVNNDAALHAFLERKIDDLEFMRRDIELWLSKKSKIHLSEIAEILSQIPIKKGAKELFRFLKNTGISTAIVSGGIDILAHRVAKELGIEHVVANALKTDELGYLTGEGVLRVKLLEKGEALRELAEKIGAEKSQIISVGNSFIDTSMFEVSAIGIAFSPVDMEICSAADYVVEQSDMSALIPIFETILGGNP, from the coding sequence ATGATGTATAAACTTGTTGCTTTTGATTTAGATGGTACACTGGTAGATGTAGATAGTTCCTGGTCATGGGTCCACAGACATTATTCCGTGAATAATGATGCAGCACTACATGCCTTTCTAGAGAGAAAAATTGATGATCTGGAATTTATGCGAAGAGACATAGAACTATGGCTTTCGAAGAAAAGTAAAATTCATCTCAGTGAAATTGCGGAAATTCTGTCGCAAATCCCTATTAAAAAGGGTGCAAAGGAGTTGTTCAGGTTCTTAAAAAACACTGGAATTTCTACTGCTATTGTGAGCGGAGGTATAGACATACTGGCACACAGAGTTGCAAAAGAACTCGGAATAGAGCATGTAGTTGCGAATGCGCTTAAGACCGACGAGCTTGGGTATCTTACTGGCGAAGGGGTGCTTAGAGTAAAATTACTTGAAAAAGGAGAGGCATTACGAGAACTCGCAGAGAAAATTGGTGCTGAAAAGAGCCAAATCATTTCTGTAGGAAATAGCTTCATAGATACGAGCATGTTCGAGGTCTCAGCCATTGGAATTGCATTCTCACCTGTAGATATGGAAATTTGCAGTGCTGCGGATTATGTCGTTGAACAGAGCGACATGAGTGCTCTGATTCCAATCTTTGAAACGATTCTAGGGGGTAACCCTTAA
- a CDS encoding PKD domain-containing protein yields MNKQQCAKLLSAMLVLGLLATIAVPAIGTSPTVTVSGTVLTKDGDFAPEGLTVKLYSFAKNDVVASTTTRDGGFFIFSVNPGYYKLTFESQRKGNEVFLYAESEPFSVFTQKVEKELEVEKKEINSYVSGTITLALGASFTTNATVKVVDFANNYCERITSWGVVLPDNTTDPKKQEYNISFYAGKYNLIVEYPGYAPTFNKTILLSEGTGIEENVTLYKTFVKGYLRDSSGNILTEVKKTYITLIETATMFTFTNEIENNPYFEIGAYPGNFILIVASEGYTTYINKSVTVTDGILNIKDAMVKEVKKSEVLTSFDLTKINNLTAKTNAKLEPYFSLPYLKMANTYMVRLQIDFAFGNGDFMLSQTELNNFKNYLVKMGPFYVPNQMGFEINDTAYTNVSGFSVDVRDEGITNASVPIDVTVDAPIYVNYSYTFISDNTINTSDSYTCSFGFNYDNAITDYKYQFSLGEGYVLTDHTFDRGFVNLIPVKNWQKFEVDPNVREGHAIDTATMEFEKFSDVQPVINVTAEDWGDYNILNNTYENYTVIVKANINVTFSAQNSVVAVGNITKYIWDFGDGKVETTENMTINHTYANPGENLKVTLTVIGSGGQTNSTNMTLNVDGVAPKPVINANGNNTTYVFTNVTTPVIFNGSYSTDSITGNDTNGTIRSWAWDFGDNTTTTETLDNRIYNISHTYIGGEVDYTNKTTINVSGTLITVTGCWIYDVILNVTDIAGNWANATMKVVVNDTELPVPVIKILDMEGTETTSVIEKTNITFNASESYDPHGGSIVKYNWTIEKKGEVFKTVESNNTTYVLGGGLEPGDWNVTLTVWDVAGNSKNTTLVLNVRLNTTARPDLEITNITLPEKFEVGTQSTIKVEIRNIGGENSSAVLKYLAFVLISGDGSTREVGNISSFTYPNGTALRYNETMTVEFTWTPDTAGSFTLNVSVYSDDEYYTYADNNVMKKDITINEAAWKTYAMYGGGIAAVIIALLVIYFISKRRKVAEEEEEETKGKKKVEKEEKKEKKK; encoded by the coding sequence ATGAATAAACAACAGTGTGCGAAATTGCTAAGCGCAATGTTGGTGCTAGGACTACTAGCGACTATAGCAGTGCCGGCGATTGGAACATCCCCGACAGTGACAGTTTCGGGGACAGTGCTTACAAAAGATGGGGATTTTGCACCAGAAGGCCTGACGGTGAAGCTGTATTCATTTGCAAAAAATGATGTTGTTGCCTCAACCACAACTAGAGATGGTGGCTTCTTCATATTTTCTGTTAATCCTGGCTATTACAAACTCACATTCGAATCGCAGAGAAAAGGAAACGAAGTGTTCCTCTATGCAGAATCAGAGCCATTTAGTGTGTTTACTCAGAAGGTGGAGAAGGAACTAGAGGTTGAGAAAAAGGAGATAAATTCTTATGTGAGTGGTACTATTACATTGGCTCTCGGGGCGTCATTTACCACGAATGCCACGGTGAAAGTTGTGGACTTTGCTAACAACTACTGCGAAAGGATTACTTCATGGGGTGTGGTCTTACCAGACAACACCACAGACCCCAAGAAACAGGAGTATAACATCTCATTCTATGCAGGCAAGTACAACCTAATTGTTGAGTATCCTGGTTATGCACCCACATTTAACAAAACAATTCTACTCTCGGAAGGAACTGGCATTGAAGAAAATGTGACCTTGTACAAGACCTTTGTAAAAGGATATCTAAGGGATTCTAGCGGAAACATTTTAACCGAAGTTAAAAAGACCTACATAACTCTTATTGAGACCGCTACTATGTTTACCTTTACAAACGAAATTGAGAACAATCCATACTTTGAAATAGGTGCTTACCCAGGTAACTTCATATTGATTGTGGCCTCAGAGGGCTACACAACTTACATAAACAAGAGTGTTACAGTGACAGATGGAATTCTGAACATTAAGGATGCAATGGTGAAGGAAGTCAAGAAAAGCGAGGTTCTTACCTCCTTCGACCTCACAAAAATAAATAATCTCACTGCTAAAACCAATGCCAAGCTGGAGCCCTATTTCTCACTACCTTATTTGAAGATGGCAAATACATACATGGTACGCCTTCAGATTGACTTTGCTTTTGGAAACGGAGATTTCATGTTGAGCCAAACAGAACTAAACAATTTCAAGAACTACCTAGTGAAAATGGGTCCATTCTATGTGCCCAACCAGATGGGATTTGAGATAAACGATACCGCGTACACAAATGTCTCTGGCTTCAGTGTAGATGTAAGGGATGAGGGTATCACAAATGCAAGTGTGCCTATCGATGTCACAGTAGATGCGCCAATCTATGTGAACTATTCCTACACGTTCATCTCGGACAACACAATAAATACGAGCGACTCCTATACATGCAGTTTCGGGTTCAACTATGATAACGCGATTACAGATTACAAATACCAGTTCTCCCTTGGTGAAGGGTATGTTCTTACAGACCACACATTTGATAGGGGCTTTGTAAATCTCATTCCAGTAAAGAACTGGCAGAAGTTTGAGGTCGACCCAAATGTGAGAGAGGGACATGCAATAGACACTGCTACTATGGAATTCGAGAAATTTAGTGATGTCCAACCAGTGATAAATGTGACTGCTGAGGACTGGGGTGACTACAACATCCTCAACAACACCTATGAAAATTACACTGTGATTGTCAAAGCCAACATTAATGTAACTTTCAGCGCCCAGAACTCTGTTGTGGCTGTAGGTAACATCACCAAGTATATCTGGGACTTTGGAGATGGAAAGGTAGAGACCACAGAGAATATGACGATCAACCACACCTATGCAAACCCTGGAGAAAACCTGAAGGTAACGCTCACTGTGATCGGTAGCGGTGGACAAACAAACTCTACAAACATGACCCTTAATGTGGATGGTGTCGCACCAAAACCCGTGATTAATGCAAATGGAAACAACACAACCTATGTGTTCACAAATGTGACTACACCAGTAATTTTCAACGGTTCATATTCAACAGACAGCATAACAGGAAATGATACCAATGGGACAATAAGGAGCTGGGCATGGGACTTCGGAGATAACACTACCACAACGGAAACGCTGGATAACCGCATTTACAACATCTCACACACATACATAGGTGGAGAAGTCGACTACACAAACAAAACTACAATAAATGTTTCTGGAACTCTGATTACAGTTACGGGCTGCTGGATTTACGATGTCATCTTGAATGTCACAGACATTGCGGGAAATTGGGCAAATGCAACAATGAAGGTAGTTGTTAATGACACAGAGTTACCTGTGCCTGTCATTAAGATTCTGGATATGGAAGGCACAGAGACAACTAGTGTGATTGAGAAAACTAATATTACATTCAATGCTAGCGAATCCTATGACCCACACGGCGGAAGCATTGTGAAATACAACTGGACAATTGAAAAGAAAGGTGAGGTGTTCAAGACGGTGGAGAGCAACAACACGACCTATGTGCTTGGAGGTGGACTAGAGCCAGGTGACTGGAATGTCACACTTACTGTTTGGGATGTAGCAGGAAATTCGAAGAACACAACACTAGTACTCAATGTGCGATTGAACACCACTGCAAGACCAGATCTTGAAATCACAAACATAACATTGCCAGAGAAGTTTGAAGTCGGAACGCAGTCCACAATAAAGGTGGAAATTCGAAACATTGGCGGCGAAAACTCCAGTGCGGTACTGAAGTATCTCGCGTTTGTGTTGATTTCAGGAGATGGCTCTACACGAGAGGTTGGTAATATCTCTTCCTTCACATACCCAAATGGCACCGCGCTCAGGTACAATGAAACTATGACTGTAGAGTTTACATGGACACCAGATACTGCAGGCAGTTTCACGCTAAATGTGAGTGTCTACTCTGATGACGAATACTACACATATGCAGATAACAATGTGATGAAGAAGGACATAACCATAAACGAGGCCGCCTGGAAGACCTATGCTATGTATGGTGGAGGAATTGCAGCAGTGATCATTGCATTGCTGGTGATATACTTTATAAGCAAGCGACGTAAGGTGGCAGAAGAAGAGGAAGAAGAGACAAAAGGAAAGAAAAAGGTAGAGAAGGAAGAGAAAAAAGAGAAGAAAAAATAA
- a CDS encoding fibronectin type III domain-containing protein, producing the protein MIKFKYILIIIFLLTTFLFSNDERGIVASQTNVHEPIYINGNTGFVFENGVVGGNGTFDNPYIIEGWTITASDDWGIKICNTDTHFIIRKCKVKSQNTCIELINVRYGKIIDAELTSSRYSISITQGKNISLENMSFAKGVNVVHTYELFLSNISFMMCGIDFENLFSPLEIPTFFNVTVNGRELLIISNKMNITMENRWIGQLVFVNCTNISIRRCIGYETTRAIQMFMCSEIFFQENIFYKNIFAGIHLSLCKSVSIDSNIFIENGDGCKVIGSRDVKLERNWFIGNGFGTTFVEETSNLSITHSIFYNNTYGAILFVRMSYAIVTNVSIWDNLFIFNNFNWSTYQYEGRQALSYGKPPPCFPWNTTTKGNFWSDWITPDNNNDGFVDEPYPIEMLEGDINYSAQAYDYLPLSKPSFVSIIHTPVMKIVTRRVNISATMVHSGENISKVICYIRFSNDSEFIPVNMTPISSGEWIKHYSCIIDIPPGKPVLQYYIYGEDWTGKNATTIVFEVNLRPPPPQNLSVKTNNGNIYLQWNCALSNHEPPLLSFNVYRGLTPENKSLLASADANTTSYIDSNVTPGITYYYHVTAVNAIGESEPSNTVSATPGSVASPPQNLTTEAKERSIVLAWNLPVDAGAPPLTGYNIYRGLSMENKTLIATVDANTTTFVDTNITPGITYYYHVTAVNAIGESEPSNTVCVTVPLAKLTAKILVAKSNLRSGEEIETRVVVADAETGEPVKNATVSLSTQLPGKFESLAGQTDGNGTFTTKFITGNVNASIFGKLVANISAEHYENATTSILLGILPGEMKISVEIDKTAVKVGENFTVVVSVKDENGDCVEDASVEILVGQDGAVAGEYQKFTNAEGRAVFTFSALKEGNLVFQVVAKKEGYAEARSGVGVWIKAVPEQGIDFGIPFALLLIVLLIVGIWEERKGGQKISS; encoded by the coding sequence ATGATAAAATTTAAATATATTTTAATAATAATTTTTTTACTTACAACATTTTTATTTTCAAATGATGAAAGAGGCATAGTGGCTTCTCAAACAAATGTCCATGAACCAATATACATAAACGGCAATACTGGTTTCGTTTTTGAGAATGGAGTTGTGGGTGGAAACGGTACATTTGATAATCCATATATAATTGAAGGATGGACAATCACCGCATCAGATGATTGGGGGATTAAGATTTGTAATACAGATACTCACTTCATCATAAGAAAATGTAAAGTAAAATCTCAAAATACATGTATAGAATTGATAAATGTGAGATATGGAAAAATAATCGATGCTGAACTTACCTCATCAAGATACAGTATTTCAATAACCCAGGGAAAAAATATATCGTTAGAGAATATGAGTTTTGCTAAAGGTGTAAATGTAGTGCACACATACGAACTTTTCCTCTCCAATATAAGTTTTATGATGTGCGGAATTGATTTTGAAAACCTATTTTCACCGTTAGAGATACCTACATTCTTCAATGTAACGGTAAATGGAAGAGAACTCCTCATAATTAGTAATAAAATGAACATTACCATGGAGAACAGATGGATAGGGCAACTAGTGTTTGTCAATTGTACTAACATATCAATTAGGAGATGCATAGGGTATGAGACAACTAGAGCAATCCAAATGTTCATGTGTAGTGAGATCTTTTTTCAAGAGAACATCTTTTATAAAAATATTTTTGCAGGGATACATTTGAGTTTATGTAAATCAGTATCTATAGATTCTAATATATTCATTGAAAATGGAGATGGTTGTAAAGTGATAGGTAGTAGAGATGTAAAGCTAGAGAGAAATTGGTTTATTGGAAATGGATTTGGAACCACATTTGTTGAAGAGACATCAAATCTTTCCATAACTCACTCCATTTTTTACAATAATACCTATGGTGCAATATTATTTGTAAGAATGTCCTACGCGATAGTTACGAATGTTTCAATCTGGGACAATTTGTTTATTTTCAATAACTTTAATTGGAGTACATACCAATATGAAGGGAGACAAGCTCTCTCTTATGGAAAACCACCTCCATGTTTTCCATGGAATACTACAACCAAAGGGAATTTTTGGTCAGATTGGATAACTCCAGATAACAACAATGATGGGTTTGTTGATGAACCTTACCCTATTGAAATGCTGGAAGGGGACATAAATTATTCCGCACAAGCATATGACTACCTACCATTGAGTAAACCTTCATTTGTTAGCATTATACATACTCCTGTCATGAAAATAGTTACTAGGAGAGTCAATATTAGTGCTACCATGGTACACTCAGGAGAAAACATTTCGAAAGTGATTTGTTATATTCGTTTCTCAAATGATTCCGAATTTATTCCTGTAAATATGACGCCAATTTCTTCTGGTGAATGGATAAAACACTACTCGTGCATAATAGATATCCCCCCTGGTAAGCCTGTTCTTCAATATTATATATATGGTGAAGATTGGACAGGGAAAAACGCTACAACAATAGTGTTTGAAGTGAACTTGAGACCTCCGCCACCGCAAAATCTCTCAGTAAAAACGAACAATGGAAATATCTATCTCCAATGGAATTGCGCACTCTCAAATCACGAGCCTCCTCTTCTATCTTTCAACGTATACCGTGGCCTCACCCCAGAAAATAAATCCCTTCTTGCCTCTGCTGATGCCAACACTACATCCTATATTGATTCCAATGTCACACCTGGCATCACATACTACTACCATGTCACAGCCGTGAACGCAATTGGCGAGAGTGAACCCAGCAATACTGTTTCTGCTACACCTGGCTCCGTTGCTTCGCCCCCACAGAACCTTACTACTGAAGCGAAGGAAAGGAGTATAGTTTTGGCATGGAATTTGCCTGTTGATGCAGGTGCTCCGCCGCTAACTGGTTACAACATCTATCGTGGACTTAGCATGGAAAACAAAACGCTCATTGCTACGGTTGATGCCAACACCACAACCTTTGTTGACACCAATATCACACCAGGCATCACATACTACTACCATGTCACAGCCGTAAACGCAATTGGCGAGAGTGAGCCCAGCAACACAGTTTGTGTTACAGTGCCTCTAGCAAAACTGACTGCAAAAATTCTTGTGGCAAAGAGCAATCTTCGCTCTGGCGAGGAAATTGAGACAAGAGTGGTTGTTGCTGATGCAGAGACAGGAGAGCCAGTAAAGAACGCAACTGTTTCTCTTTCCACGCAGTTGCCGGGTAAGTTTGAGAGCCTGGCAGGGCAAACAGACGGGAATGGAACATTTACAACAAAATTTATTACAGGAAATGTAAATGCTAGTATCTTTGGGAAACTGGTTGCGAACATAAGTGCTGAGCATTACGAGAATGCAACAACAAGTATTTTGCTTGGAATTCTGCCAGGAGAAATGAAAATAAGCGTGGAGATTGATAAAACAGCGGTAAAAGTTGGTGAGAATTTTACTGTGGTTGTTAGTGTGAAGGATGAGAATGGGGATTGTGTGGAGGACGCAAGTGTGGAGATTCTGGTTGGTCAAGATGGAGCAGTTGCTGGCGAATATCAAAAGTTTACGAATGCTGAGGGAAGAGCAGTGTTTACTTTTTCTGCATTAAAAGAGGGAAATCTCGTGTTCCAGGTGGTTGCAAAAAAGGAGGGCTATGCTGAGGCAAGATCTGGAGTTGGTGTTTGGATTAAGGCAGTGCCAGAGCAAGGAATTGATTTCGGAATACCATTTGCATTGCTTCTAATTGTGCTTCTAATTGTAGGGATATGGGAAGAGAGGAAAGGGGGGCAGAAAATCTCTTCTTAA